Proteins found in one Paenibacillus borealis genomic segment:
- a CDS encoding IS110 family transposase has product MDAIRECCAGLDVHNKTVVACILNGPLDHTPQKQISTFGTTTRELLRLQDWLIANRCQEVAMESTGVLWKPVWNVLESTCDIVLANARTIKNIPGRKTDMNDAFWIAKLHRCGLVQASVVLPEQLRDLRDWTRYRVKMVQAITAEKNRIHKLLQDGNIKLSSFITDVFGVSGRLLLEQLMNGEVLDEEQLRGLVKTKLKKKVPELMDALNGRVRRHHREMMRLHWDHLLYLEKQIEQVEARIECKLAPYAEELEWLDSIPGIERNTAAAIFAELGPEVHKRFETEEQLTSWAGVSPGNKESAGRKSKTKCLPGNKFLKRALTQAAWANEKSSNRIGQHFRRVRKRRGDKKACVATAHLLVKIIYSLMKNRSGYEEKDVPESTSKEKALAYYLKQIEKLGLTVQVTSPETS; this is encoded by the coding sequence CCGCTGGACCACACTCCCCAAAAGCAAATCTCGACGTTCGGAACGACAACGCGTGAATTATTGCGGCTTCAGGACTGGCTTATCGCGAATCGGTGTCAGGAGGTAGCGATGGAGAGTACAGGGGTATTATGGAAACCGGTCTGGAATGTACTCGAATCGACGTGCGACATCGTCTTGGCGAATGCTCGGACGATTAAAAACATTCCTGGACGAAAAACCGATATGAACGATGCCTTTTGGATTGCGAAACTCCACCGGTGCGGATTGGTTCAAGCCAGTGTGGTCCTGCCCGAGCAGTTGCGGGATCTGCGGGACTGGACCCGGTACCGGGTGAAAATGGTCCAAGCGATCACTGCCGAAAAGAATCGGATTCATAAACTGCTGCAAGATGGAAATATCAAATTGTCTAGTTTCATCACGGATGTCTTTGGCGTATCGGGCCGTTTGTTGCTGGAGCAGTTAATGAATGGCGAGGTGCTGGACGAAGAGCAGCTTCGCGGGCTCGTGAAGACAAAACTAAAGAAAAAGGTCCCTGAACTCATGGACGCGTTGAATGGACGTGTGCGTCGTCATCATCGGGAGATGATGCGGCTTCACTGGGATCATCTGTTGTATCTGGAGAAGCAAATCGAGCAAGTGGAAGCCCGGATTGAATGCAAGCTAGCCCCATATGCCGAAGAACTGGAGTGGCTCGATTCGATCCCTGGGATTGAACGCAATACGGCTGCGGCTATTTTTGCTGAACTCGGTCCGGAGGTTCATAAGCGTTTCGAAACGGAGGAACAATTGACGTCTTGGGCAGGCGTCAGCCCGGGAAACAAGGAAAGTGCAGGAAGGAAATCTAAAACGAAATGTCTGCCGGGAAACAAGTTTTTGAAACGCGCGTTAACCCAGGCGGCATGGGCCAATGAGAAATCCTCCAATCGTATCGGTCAGCACTTTAGGCGGGTTCGAAAGCGGCGTGGAGACAAAAAAGCGTGTGTAGCCACGGCACATTTACTGGTAAAGATTATTTACAGTTTAATGAAAAACAGATCTGGATACGAAGAAAAAGACGTGCCGGAGAGCACGTCCAAGGAAAAGGCGTTAGCTTATTACTTGAAACAAATCGAAAAGTTAGGCTTAACGGTTCAAGTGACGTCCCCCGAAACGAGCTGA
- a CDS encoding AraC family transcriptional regulator — translation MGKRKKLYTRFFMSLTLISVCCILVLAMVIFYWYRNISIDNVDKANQNVLLNTETVFTNYKEIVQNYTMDFYANPNISALMRSGETDWSDQLYSVLSQIRGALVVNQYLENAYIFGEKEPAVIYENMPLSPEAKQELARRMRSSRIIESPFVWKTTQNNGTPVTLLTVFYNDRAFADSEYYGAVALTVNLAKLQNNLFTQKEGGTTRYAVIDQNGEILMHSTLSGSTTLHPEMLKQVAASTSERGSFVYKGNGDKQLITYVYSAQDKLWFVSEMYYTDSIRELANARNLMMGLCLALILAAAVTANLISRRIYKPIGRLFGSISNISGNEEVLKAGSDLDTVNLELESIGVKLAQLKKESDGSALMRWLLSPRGAPDPSGGLPMMGIGATEGAYCVCVLAVLEPGQTGDAPEPVQEVIPRIQTAFSELAEVQIFRPHQGSAVLILSELYIGSFGDYAHYRSKWEELAALQPESGGRCAFGISGLESDLGLLKSKYAEAADCMQYLKFHAQQNIIFADDTVHLNSSPVPDSALEPVLQAVKQPELASHIPQAVERLLAVACSYRAESATVAVSRLAFELNRTADLSSGNRHSGFLDYYQQVWQIQSYDKLREWIEDSCCSAAGRIASISALQTRSIAAEATAYIREHYNDPALSLNALAEKLSVSPAYLSRLIAEEVDSSFPDFVNQLRLEQAELLLVTELTLDIREIAGQVGYNSSTYFTTQFKKRYGVTPSKWRMNHILQSQE, via the coding sequence TTGGGAAAGAGAAAGAAACTGTATACCCGCTTTTTTATGAGCCTGACCCTGATCTCTGTCTGCTGCATTCTGGTACTGGCTATGGTGATCTTCTACTGGTACCGGAATATATCGATTGATAATGTCGACAAGGCTAACCAGAATGTGCTGCTAAATACTGAAACCGTATTCACAAATTACAAAGAGATTGTTCAGAACTATACAATGGACTTCTATGCCAACCCGAACATCAGTGCCCTGATGCGGAGCGGAGAGACAGATTGGAGCGATCAGCTCTACAGTGTCTTAAGCCAGATTCGCGGTGCGCTGGTCGTTAACCAGTATCTGGAGAACGCCTATATCTTCGGGGAGAAGGAGCCTGCTGTAATCTATGAGAATATGCCGCTCAGCCCGGAGGCCAAGCAGGAGCTGGCCCGGAGGATGCGGAGCAGCCGTATTATTGAATCTCCCTTTGTGTGGAAGACCACCCAGAACAACGGCACGCCTGTCACCCTGCTGACTGTCTTCTATAATGACCGGGCCTTTGCAGACAGTGAATATTACGGCGCTGTTGCGTTGACCGTCAATCTTGCCAAGCTCCAGAACAATCTGTTCACTCAAAAAGAAGGCGGAACTACACGTTACGCCGTCATTGACCAGAATGGCGAAATTCTCATGCACAGCACACTCTCCGGCAGCACCACCTTGCATCCGGAGATGCTGAAGCAGGTTGCTGCCTCCACCTCAGAAAGAGGCTCCTTTGTCTATAAGGGCAACGGCGACAAGCAGCTGATTACTTATGTGTATTCCGCGCAGGATAAGCTGTGGTTTGTATCAGAGATGTACTATACAGACAGCATCCGTGAGCTTGCCAATGCGCGCAATCTGATGATGGGTCTCTGCCTGGCTCTGATACTGGCTGCTGCGGTAACCGCCAACCTGATCTCCCGGCGGATCTATAAGCCGATCGGCAGGCTGTTTGGCAGTATCTCTAATATCTCCGGCAATGAAGAAGTCTTGAAGGCCGGCAGTGACCTGGATACCGTGAATCTGGAGCTGGAATCTATAGGTGTGAAGTTGGCACAGCTCAAGAAGGAGAGCGACGGCAGTGCCCTGATGCGCTGGCTGCTCTCCCCGCGCGGTGCGCCGGACCCTTCCGGCGGCCTCCCGATGATGGGCATCGGCGCAACGGAAGGTGCTTATTGTGTCTGTGTACTGGCCGTGCTGGAACCGGGACAGACCGGGGATGCTCCGGAACCTGTCCAGGAAGTCATTCCCCGGATTCAAACTGCATTCTCGGAGCTGGCCGAGGTTCAAATCTTCCGGCCCCATCAAGGGTCGGCCGTCCTTATTCTGAGTGAGCTCTATATCGGAAGCTTCGGGGATTATGCCCACTACCGCAGTAAATGGGAAGAACTCGCCGCACTACAGCCTGAGTCCGGCGGCCGCTGCGCGTTCGGCATCAGCGGGCTGGAAAGTGATCTGGGCCTGCTGAAGTCCAAATACGCTGAAGCAGCAGACTGCATGCAATATCTTAAATTCCATGCGCAGCAGAATATCATATTCGCCGACGATACCGTCCATCTGAACAGCAGCCCGGTACCAGACAGTGCGCTGGAGCCGGTACTGCAGGCGGTAAAACAGCCGGAGCTGGCCAGCCACATCCCTCAGGCTGTGGAAAGACTGCTGGCGGTAGCCTGCAGCTACCGTGCAGAGTCTGCTACCGTTGCTGTATCAAGGCTTGCCTTTGAGCTGAACCGTACGGCGGATCTGAGCAGCGGCAACCGCCATTCCGGCTTTCTGGATTATTATCAGCAGGTCTGGCAGATTCAGAGCTACGACAAGCTGCGGGAGTGGATCGAAGACAGCTGCTGCTCAGCTGCGGGCAGGATCGCCAGCATAAGTGCGTTACAGACCCGGAGCATTGCCGCCGAAGCAACCGCTTATATCAGGGAGCATTATAACGACCCTGCGCTGTCGCTCAATGCGCTGGCCGAGAAGCTGTCCGTCAGCCCCGCTTACCTCAGCAGGCTGATCGCCGAAGAGGTGGACAGCAGCTTCCCCGATTTCGTCAACCAGCTGCGTCTGGAGCAGGCAGAGCTGCTGCTCGTCACGGAGCTTACGCTCGATATCCGCGAGATTGCCGGGCAGGTCGGATACAACAGCAGCACTTATTTTACAACCCAGTTCAAGAAGCGTTATGGCGTCACACCGTCTAAATGGAGAATGAATCATATTCTGCAGTCGCAGGAGTAG
- a CDS encoding glycoside hydrolase family 43 protein → MRTFRNPVLPGFYPDPSAIRVGEDYYLVTSSFEFFPGVPIFHSKDLVNWRQLGHVLDRPSQLNLDHTIPSMGIWAPTIRYHQGLFYMITTYVDNNKDQHNFYVTATDPAGDWSDPVWLEDAPGIDPSLFFDEDGRVYYTGNRVPPEGQDYPKHMDIWLQEIDLEQGKLTGPKLSIWQGALKVGHAQEGPHVYKIGGWYYVLIAEGGTGHTHAITIARSRNVTGPYEGHKANPILTHRHLGREYPIVNVGHGELVETQHGDWWMFCLASRTCGGYYRNLGRETFLTPVKWENEWPVVNPGKGVLELEAAAPDLPETKWPQLPARDDFDAAGLSLIWNFLRTPRGEFWSLTERPGHLRLRLKPEQLTEISNPSFIGRRQQHLSFRAAAEMTFKPGTPDETAGLVLIQNADNHFRYELKLEDGKQLLQLIVRSRGDEQLLASALYPQDKVQLKAEARGQEYSFYYRADEFGSWTALYERADGRVLSTDLAGGFTGAYIGMYASSQGAPSTNYADFDWFSYEEIE, encoded by the coding sequence TTGAGAACTTTCCGCAATCCGGTGCTGCCGGGCTTTTACCCTGACCCTTCCGCTATCCGCGTAGGTGAGGATTATTATCTTGTCACGTCCAGTTTTGAATTTTTCCCCGGTGTTCCTATCTTCCACAGCAAGGACCTGGTGAACTGGCGCCAGCTTGGCCATGTGCTTGACCGTCCGTCCCAGCTTAATCTGGACCATACGATTCCGTCGATGGGCATTTGGGCCCCTACCATCCGTTATCATCAAGGTCTCTTCTATATGATCACAACTTACGTAGATAATAATAAGGATCAGCATAATTTCTATGTGACTGCCACCGATCCGGCTGGAGACTGGTCTGATCCGGTCTGGCTGGAGGATGCACCCGGTATCGATCCCTCCCTGTTCTTCGATGAAGACGGCAGGGTATATTACACCGGCAACCGTGTTCCTCCCGAAGGCCAGGATTACCCGAAGCATATGGACATTTGGCTGCAGGAGATTGACCTGGAACAAGGCAAGCTGACAGGTCCGAAGCTCAGCATCTGGCAGGGTGCCCTTAAGGTAGGGCATGCGCAGGAGGGACCCCATGTCTATAAAATCGGCGGCTGGTATTATGTGCTGATTGCTGAAGGCGGCACCGGCCATACCCACGCCATCACGATTGCCAGAAGCCGGAACGTGACCGGCCCTTATGAAGGCCATAAAGCGAATCCCATTCTGACCCACCGCCATCTCGGCAGAGAATATCCAATCGTGAATGTCGGTCATGGAGAACTGGTGGAGACGCAGCACGGAGACTGGTGGATGTTCTGTCTTGCTTCCCGGACATGCGGCGGCTATTACCGCAACCTGGGGCGTGAAACATTCCTGACCCCGGTGAAATGGGAGAATGAATGGCCTGTAGTGAATCCGGGTAAAGGCGTGCTGGAGCTGGAAGCGGCAGCGCCTGATCTGCCGGAAACGAAGTGGCCGCAGCTGCCTGCGCGTGATGATTTCGACGCAGCCGGCCTCAGCCTCATCTGGAACTTCCTGCGGACACCGCGCGGGGAATTCTGGAGCCTCACCGAACGCCCGGGACATCTGCGGCTGCGGCTCAAGCCGGAGCAGCTGACAGAGATCAGCAATCCGTCTTTCATTGGAAGACGCCAGCAGCACTTAAGCTTCAGAGCGGCAGCAGAGATGACCTTTAAGCCAGGGACACCAGATGAAACTGCCGGACTTGTGCTGATCCAGAATGCGGACAACCACTTCCGCTATGAATTGAAGCTGGAGGACGGGAAGCAGCTGCTGCAGCTGATTGTGCGCAGCAGAGGGGATGAGCAGCTGCTGGCATCCGCGCTTTATCCGCAGGACAAGGTGCAGCTTAAGGCAGAGGCCAGAGGGCAGGAGTACAGCTTCTATTATAGAGCGGACGAATTCGGCTCATGGACGGCATTGTATGAACGGGCTGATGGAAGAGTGCTCAGCACGGATCTGGCTGGCGGATTTACAGGGGCGTACATTGGCATGTATGCCAGTTCCCAAGGGGCGCCAAGCACCAATTATGCCGATTTCGACTGGTTCAGCTATGAAGAAATCGAATAG
- a CDS encoding glycoside hydrolase family 28 protein, with protein sequence MNSKQDSNNYPIPELPRIPERTFRITDYGAAGGELLRTAAIQDTLDACAAAGGGTVIIPPGIWRTGPLTLHSRINLHAERGALVCFEPDFALYPLLFSHYEGNAGWRCQAPLDGEALSDVAITGEGIFDGSGEAWRPVKRFKMTELQWQSLIASGGVVDEQNEMWWPSREALEGEEYFRRLLKEGQTAMEAYLPARAYLRPALLSLRNCRRVLLEGATFQNSPAWCLHPMGCEQVTVRHIQVRNPWYSQNGDGLDLESCTHALVEHCRFDVGDDAICLKSGKDEEGRRAGMPCRYITIRQCTVYHGHGGVVIGSEMSGGVHAVRVSDCLFIGTDIGLRFKSARGRGGVVEDIRMENIRMSGIIHEAVSFHMFYAGVEGSEGHDEQSFPVTEETPQFRNITLRNITCHGAATALLVNGLPEMPLAELTVENFSSVSKRGIVLRHASNLKLDQIRLMTEEAPPVKMHKCSHAELIRSGELMITESSG encoded by the coding sequence ATGAACAGCAAACAGGATTCCAATAATTATCCTATACCCGAACTGCCGCGAATTCCGGAGCGGACGTTCAGGATTACAGATTATGGGGCAGCAGGCGGAGAGTTGCTGCGCACTGCTGCCATACAGGATACGCTTGATGCCTGCGCTGCTGCAGGAGGCGGAACGGTCATCATCCCGCCGGGAATATGGCGTACGGGACCGCTGACGCTGCACAGCCGGATTAATCTGCATGCCGAGCGCGGGGCACTCGTATGTTTCGAGCCGGACTTCGCGCTGTATCCGCTGCTCTTCTCCCATTATGAGGGGAATGCCGGCTGGCGCTGTCAGGCTCCGCTGGATGGGGAAGCTCTCAGTGATGTAGCCATTACCGGCGAAGGAATATTCGATGGAAGCGGCGAGGCCTGGCGCCCGGTGAAACGCTTCAAGATGACGGAACTCCAGTGGCAGAGCCTGATTGCCTCCGGGGGAGTAGTGGATGAGCAGAATGAGATGTGGTGGCCTTCCCGAGAAGCGCTGGAGGGAGAAGAATACTTCCGGCGGCTGTTGAAGGAAGGGCAGACTGCAATGGAGGCTTATCTGCCTGCCCGGGCTTATCTGCGCCCAGCACTGCTGAGCCTGCGGAATTGCCGGCGGGTGCTGCTGGAGGGGGCAACCTTCCAGAATTCACCTGCCTGGTGCCTGCATCCTATGGGCTGTGAGCAGGTTACCGTCAGGCACATCCAGGTGCGTAATCCATGGTATTCACAGAATGGGGACGGCCTGGATCTGGAGTCCTGCACACATGCCCTGGTGGAGCATTGCCGGTTCGATGTGGGCGATGACGCCATCTGCCTGAAGTCGGGCAAAGATGAGGAAGGCCGCAGGGCAGGGATGCCCTGCCGTTACATTACCATCCGGCAATGTACGGTATATCACGGACATGGCGGGGTGGTGATCGGCAGTGAAATGTCGGGCGGTGTGCATGCGGTCAGAGTGAGCGATTGCCTGTTCATCGGCACGGATATCGGGCTGCGCTTCAAAAGCGCCCGGGGAAGAGGCGGCGTAGTAGAGGATATCCGGATGGAGAATATCCGGATGTCAGGCATTATCCATGAGGCGGTTTCCTTCCATATGTTCTATGCGGGAGTTGAGGGCTCTGAAGGCCATGATGAGCAGTCCTTCCCCGTTACGGAGGAGACGCCACAGTTCCGGAATATCACACTCCGGAATATCACCTGCCATGGTGCGGCAACTGCGCTGCTGGTGAACGGATTGCCGGAGATGCCGCTTGCAGAGCTGACGGTGGAGAATTTCAGCTCTGTAAGCAAGCGGGGAATTGTTCTGCGGCATGCCAGCAATCTGAAGCTGGACCAGATCCGGCTGATGACAGAGGAAGCACCGCCCGTGAAGATGCATAAGTGCAGCCATGCAGAGCTCATCCGGTCCGGAGAGCTCATGATTACAGAGAGCTCAGGCTGA
- a CDS encoding helix-turn-helix transcriptional regulator, with translation MTSVTSPNPKYHIEEGRFSIQHMKRKGITAMPRPHSHELTELYYLTEGERVYFVDDRVVTVHKGELILIPGRELHATASSEMAEFERILINYDPDLLPLVLQDDNLWFQNHRYRLFRLTLREQNEAETLLNRILEEARVQRPLYEAIIVTLFTELMILLQRSENTTQAGGTKHPLHHLVTDVATYIRGHHREALTLEETAGHFFISPSYLSRVFHRLTGFHFREYIVHIRVREAQRLLAGTSARIQEIASTVGFEHLSHFNKTFKRSTGLTPLQYRKASRSRASSKSEGIIEE, from the coding sequence ATGACCAGCGTGACTAGCCCTAATCCGAAATATCATATAGAAGAAGGACGGTTCAGCATTCAGCATATGAAGCGCAAGGGCATCACGGCGATGCCGCGTCCCCACAGCCATGAACTCACCGAGCTGTACTACCTGACAGAAGGTGAACGCGTATACTTCGTGGATGACCGGGTCGTTACGGTTCACAAGGGCGAGCTGATTCTGATTCCCGGCCGGGAGCTGCATGCTACCGCAAGCTCCGAAATGGCCGAATTCGAACGGATTCTGATCAATTACGATCCTGATCTGCTGCCCCTTGTGCTGCAGGATGACAATCTGTGGTTTCAGAACCACAGATACCGCTTATTCCGGCTAACCCTGCGCGAACAGAATGAGGCGGAGACACTGCTGAACCGTATCCTTGAGGAAGCACGTGTTCAGCGGCCATTGTATGAAGCCATCATCGTAACTTTGTTCACCGAGCTGATGATTCTGCTCCAGCGGTCGGAGAATACGACACAGGCCGGCGGGACGAAACACCCGCTGCACCATCTGGTAACAGATGTCGCCACTTACATCCGGGGACACCACCGCGAAGCGCTTACGCTGGAAGAAACTGCAGGGCATTTCTTCATCAGCCCGTCTTACTTAAGCCGTGTCTTTCACCGTCTGACGGGCTTTCATTTCCGTGAATATATTGTACATATCAGAGTCCGCGAGGCCCAGCGCCTGCTGGCCGGAACCTCGGCCAGAATTCAGGAGATCGCTTCCACAGTCGGCTTCGAGCATCTGTCCCACTTCAATAAGACTTTCAAAAGGTCAACAGGGCTGACTCCACTCCAATACCGCAAGGCATCCAGGTCGCGGGCGTCATCCAAGTCTGAAGGAATAATTGAAGAATAG
- a CDS encoding pectinesterase family protein, producing the protein MLITVSKSPGEGYSSLQEALDSIPPQQKQAVTIRIKPGIYEEKITIVREAPPILLLGEDPHSTVITWNDNAHTLGADGEPLGTFRSGTLNVFAEGFTAENLTIRNASGPGTGQAVAAFVDAGQAVFRRVRLLGDQDTLYTGQGRQYYGDCYIEGDVDYIFGAATALFEGCHLHNKRSRGYITAASTPEGAAFGYVFLNCRITGADNVSDVYLGRPWRPYAHVAFIRTVMDGSVTGEGWHNWGHPDREQTSRYEEYGSSGPGARPEERVAWSRQLTAEEAAEYRVLTVLDGWHPEGY; encoded by the coding sequence ATGTTAATTACAGTATCGAAGAGTCCCGGGGAAGGATACAGCAGCCTGCAGGAAGCGCTGGATTCCATTCCGCCGCAGCAGAAGCAGGCCGTAACCATAAGGATTAAACCCGGCATATATGAGGAAAAGATTACAATTGTCCGCGAAGCCCCGCCCATTCTTCTGCTGGGGGAGGACCCGCATTCCACCGTAATCACCTGGAATGATAATGCCCACACTCTCGGAGCGGACGGTGAACCGCTCGGCACCTTCCGCAGCGGCACCCTGAATGTGTTCGCCGAAGGCTTCACTGCCGAGAATCTGACCATCCGGAACGCTTCCGGTCCGGGAACCGGACAAGCGGTGGCGGCTTTCGTTGATGCCGGCCAGGCGGTATTCCGGCGCGTGCGTCTGCTGGGTGACCAGGACACACTCTATACGGGGCAAGGCAGGCAATATTACGGCGACTGCTACATTGAAGGCGATGTCGATTATATTTTTGGTGCTGCCACGGCGTTGTTTGAGGGCTGCCATCTGCACAATAAACGCTCCAGAGGTTATATTACAGCCGCTTCAACACCGGAGGGAGCAGCATTCGGCTATGTGTTCCTGAATTGCCGGATTACCGGCGCCGACAATGTCAGTGATGTGTATCTTGGCCGTCCCTGGCGGCCTTATGCGCATGTAGCCTTCATCCGCACGGTTATGGACGGTTCGGTGACCGGAGAAGGCTGGCATAATTGGGGGCACCCGGACAGGGAGCAGACCAGCCGTTATGAAGAATACGGCAGCAGCGGCCCGGGAGCACGCCCGGAGGAACGGGTAGCATGGTCGCGCCAGTTAACCGCAGAGGAAGCTGCGGAGTACCGGGTTCTGACCGTACTGGACGGCTGGCATCCTGAAGGATATTAA
- a CDS encoding dienelactone hydrolase family protein — protein MELLEQYMKQMTASAAQDATFRGDIPYGEWRAKLTASFTGRLGGFPEERAALAPVLLERVTCNGYIRERVEITTYEGLRMAMYLLIPGQPLSSPCPAVLAIHGHGYGSREITGLNPDGSQRQGDPGLHKDFAVSLVKQGFVVAAPEVLGFGDRRLAEDLESGEPGRNSCFRLSSALLMAGQTMAGYRIYESMRALDYLQTREEVNGERLGIMGISGGGLVAGFTAALDQRITCAVVSGYANTFADSILTRNHCLDNYIPGILLEAEMPDLLGLIAPRGLFLESGDADPLFGPAGAKQALARLEVIYAAEGHGGQVEADFFAGGHEIHGEPAFAWLRKQLAGA, from the coding sequence ATGGAATTATTGGAACAATATATGAAGCAAATGACGGCTTCCGCAGCGCAGGACGCTACCTTCCGTGGGGATATCCCTTACGGAGAGTGGCGGGCAAAGCTAACTGCAAGCTTTACCGGGCGGCTTGGCGGATTTCCGGAGGAACGGGCGGCACTTGCACCTGTGCTGCTTGAGCGGGTAACCTGTAACGGATATATACGTGAGCGTGTAGAGATCACCACTTATGAAGGACTTAGAATGGCTATGTATCTTCTGATTCCCGGGCAGCCGTTATCCTCCCCCTGTCCGGCTGTTCTGGCTATTCATGGGCATGGCTACGGCAGCCGTGAGATTACCGGCCTCAATCCGGACGGCTCGCAGCGGCAGGGTGACCCGGGGCTGCATAAGGATTTTGCGGTCTCGCTGGTGAAGCAGGGCTTCGTGGTCGCTGCTCCCGAGGTGCTCGGATTCGGCGACCGACGGCTGGCAGAGGATCTGGAGAGCGGTGAGCCCGGGCGTAATTCCTGCTTCCGCCTATCCTCCGCGCTGCTGATGGCGGGGCAGACGATGGCAGGCTACCGGATCTATGAAAGCATGCGGGCGCTCGATTATTTGCAGACGCGGGAAGAGGTTAACGGTGAACGATTAGGCATTATGGGCATTTCCGGCGGCGGGCTGGTGGCCGGCTTCACGGCTGCACTGGATCAGCGGATCACCTGTGCTGTCGTCAGCGGGTATGCCAATACGTTTGCGGACAGCATCCTTACCCGAAATCATTGTCTGGATAACTACATTCCGGGCATTCTGCTCGAAGCGGAAATGCCGGATCTGCTTGGGTTAATTGCCCCGCGCGGCCTGTTCCTGGAGTCGGGAGATGCCGATCCTTTGTTTGGTCCGGCTGGAGCAAAGCAAGCCTTGGCCCGGCTGGAAGTGATCTATGCCGCAGAGGGGCATGGCGGACAGGTAGAAGCGGATTTTTTTGCCGGAGGGCATGAAATACATGGGGAGCCGGCGTTTGCCTGGCTGCGGAAGCAGCTTGCCGGTGCCTGA
- a CDS encoding glycoside hydrolase family 88/105 protein, with product MMSITETATSGLSRRIADTFISQCNEQGEHEYVLERWAYVPGMLLMSVARAGVQHEEPEYLAFMRRHMDSFIGEDGSIRSYTLEEYNLDQINQGKNLFYLYRQTGEARYAEAAHLLAAQLIGHPRTSEGGFWHKKVYPFQMWLDGLYMASPFLAEYGAVFQRPELIDEAAHQLLLIERRTRDPRTGLLYHGWDESKEQEWADSSTGLSSHFWSRAMGWYAMAAVDCLEHFPVTHPQRGTIIGIFQRMCGALLEVQDQETGLWYQVLDQAGRKGNYLEATGSCMFVYAMAKALRLRYLEPSFKDAMLKGYEGILAHLVTEDEQGVHLHQICHGAGLSKDRNGSYDYYISEAVVSDAPMGVAPLLLASLEVEKYLDGQ from the coding sequence ATGATGTCTATCACGGAAACAGCAACATCAGGTTTGTCCCGCAGAATTGCGGATACCTTCATCAGTCAATGCAATGAACAAGGGGAACATGAGTATGTGCTGGAACGCTGGGCCTATGTGCCCGGCATGCTGCTGATGTCAGTAGCCAGGGCCGGTGTGCAGCATGAGGAGCCGGAATATCTGGCATTTATGCGGCGGCACATGGATAGCTTCATCGGGGAGGACGGCTCCATCCGTTCCTATACGCTGGAGGAATACAACCTGGATCAGATCAACCAGGGCAAGAATCTCTTCTATCTGTACCGGCAGACCGGGGAAGCGCGTTACGCTGAAGCAGCTCATCTGCTGGCGGCGCAGCTGATCGGGCATCCCCGTACTTCGGAGGGGGGATTCTGGCATAAGAAGGTGTATCCTTTTCAGATGTGGCTGGACGGACTATATATGGCTTCACCGTTCCTTGCCGAATACGGGGCCGTATTCCAGCGTCCCGAGCTAATAGATGAAGCTGCCCATCAGCTGCTATTGATCGAGCGCCGGACCCGTGATCCGCGGACCGGCCTGCTCTATCACGGCTGGGATGAATCCAAAGAGCAGGAATGGGCGGACTCGTCCACCGGCCTCTCTTCCCACTTCTGGAGCCGGGCGATGGGCTGGTACGCCATGGCCGCCGTGGACTGCCTGGAGCATTTCCCGGTCACCCATCCGCAGCGGGGAACAATCATCGGGATCTTCCAGCGGATGTGCGGTGCACTGCTTGAGGTTCAGGACCAGGAGACCGGCCTCTGGTATCAGGTGCTTGATCAGGCAGGACGTAAAGGCAATTACCTCGAAGCCACCGGCTCCTGCATGTTTGTCTATGCGATGGCCAAAGCCCTGCGGCTGCGGTATCTGGAGCCTTCCTTCAAGGATGCCATGCTGAAAGGCTACGAAGGCATACTTGCGCATCTGGTTACCGAAGATGAACAGGGCGTTCATCTGCATCAGATCTGCCACGGGGCAGGCCTCAGCAAGGACCGGAACGGTTCCTATGATTACTACATTTCCGAAGCGGTTGTCTCTGACGCGCCGATGGGTGTTGCGCCGTTATTGCTGGCTTCCCTTGAGGTGGAGAAGTACCTTGACGGGCAATAG